A region of Thermococcus barossii DNA encodes the following proteins:
- a CDS encoding DUF402 domain-containing protein — MGRGIHLLYRRLPNRLLEREDEIVADLGNIIVAKAKFEGMLAPLKVNGVEVIRNGYVMVYFAFIGENYDILKVYDENGEFKGLYIDVLAYTKREGNTIEMLDLFLDIFVFPNGEAFLLDEDELEMALNYGVIDKGTLDFAYSVAREILERLKRGEFPPKIVWEYGLED; from the coding sequence ATGGGCCGGGGAATTCACCTCCTCTACCGCCGCCTTCCAAACCGCCTGCTGGAGAGGGAGGATGAGATAGTAGCTGACTTGGGCAACATCATCGTTGCCAAGGCGAAGTTCGAGGGCATGCTCGCTCCCCTCAAAGTGAACGGCGTTGAGGTAATACGGAACGGCTACGTGATGGTCTACTTCGCTTTCATCGGGGAGAACTACGACATCCTGAAAGTCTACGACGAAAACGGTGAGTTCAAAGGCCTCTACATCGACGTTCTGGCCTACACGAAGCGCGAAGGAAACACGATAGAGATGCTGGACCTCTTCCTTGACATCTTCGTCTTTCCGAACGGCGAGGCTTTCCTCCTCGACGAGGACGAGCTTGAGATGGCCCTCAACTACGGCGTAATTGACAAAGGTACCTTAGACTTCGCCTATTCCGTCGCGAGGGAGATACTCGAAAGGCTTAAACGCGGCGAGTTTCCGCCGAAAATAGTCTGGGAGTACGGTCTGGAGGACTGA
- a CDS encoding HepT-like ribonuclease domain-containing protein gives MSKRDPCLFLDDILEAIFRIEEYTEGYEFEDFIRDRKTVDAVLRNLEVIGEAARYVPEEIKEQHADVPWKRIIGLRNVVIHHYFGVDLNIVWTIVRLQLPDLKKSVEKIVEELC, from the coding sequence ATGTCTAAGCGGGACCCCTGCCTGTTTTTGGACGACATACTTGAGGCGATTTTTAGAATTGAGGAGTACACCGAAGGTTATGAGTTCGAGGACTTCATAAGGGACAGGAAAACCGTTGATGCTGTTTTGAGGAATCTTGAAGTGATAGGTGAGGCCGCCAGGTATGTGCCGGAAGAAATAAAAGAGCAGCATGCGGATGTCCCCTGGAAGCGCATCATCGGGCTTAGAAACGTCGTCATTCATCACTACTTCGGTGTCGATTTGAATATCGTTTGGACGATAGTCCGCCTCCAGCTTCCAGACCTTAAGAAAAGTGTTGAAAAGATCGTGGAGGAACTGTGCTGA
- a CDS encoding nucleotidyltransferase family protein: MARVTLLDIENTLRAHKEELRKRFGVSSIAIFGSYARGEQTELSDVDILVEFERPIGWEIVDLKDYLESLLGVKVDLVTKNAAMNRERFWEHIKGDLVYV, translated from the coding sequence ATGGCGCGGGTTACCCTCCTAGACATCGAGAACACCCTCCGGGCCCACAAGGAAGAACTTAGGAAGCGCTTTGGGGTCAGTTCGATTGCCATCTTCGGCTCCTACGCCAGGGGAGAGCAGACCGAACTCAGCGACGTCGATATCCTCGTGGAGTTCGAGAGACCCATCGGGTGGGAGATAGTTGACTTGAAGGACTACTTGGAGTCCCTTCTCGGGGTTAAGGTGGACCTCGTTACCAAGAATGCAGCTATGAATAGAGAACGCTTCTGGGAGCACATAAAGGGGGACCTTGTCTATGTCTAA